In Pseudomonas sp. LRP2-20, the genomic window CCAGGCAGCAGTTGCACGCCGCGCCACTGCAGGTCCACCTGCACCTGCGGCTGTTCGCGCTGCAACAGCAACAAAGCGGCCTGCAATTGCCGCTGACCAATCAGGCACCACGGGCAAATGAAATCGAACAACACTTCAACCGATAACGTCTGTTTCACGAACTCAACTCCTCGGTACGGCTGACCGATGCTTGCAGACGCTCCATGTCGCGGTGGTAATGGCGTTTGCCGATGAAGAACACGGCCGCAGCGGCGATGCTCACCAGCGGCACCAGCTGGAACGCGGCGTGCAAACCGATCAGGTCAGACACCCGTCCGGTGATCAGCGGGCCGGTGGCCAGGCCCAACAGGTTGTTGGCCAGGGTCAGGGTGGCGAACGCCGTGCCATGCACGGCGGCGTGGGTCAGGTTGGCGACCATGGCGCTGGACGGGCCATTGGTGCCGACGGCGATCATCATGCCCAGGCAGATCAGCACCAGCTGCGCGGTGCCCACCGGCAGCGCAAAGGCCAGCGACAGCAGCAGGCAGCTGCCCAGGCAATAACCGATGGCCAGGCTGATCTTGCGGTCCGGGCGTTGTCGGCCCAGGCGGTCGCAGAGCATCGCGCAGAGGATCGTGCCGATGCCGCTGCACAGCACGATCACTGCGGCAATGGCCCCGGCGCGATCAGTGCCCATGGCGTAGTAGCGGTTCAGGTAGCTGGGCATCCAGACGATCACCGTGCCACCGACGAACAGTTGCAGGCCGCTGCCGATGTACGCGGCGATCACCGAGCGCGAGCCATACAAGGAGCGCAGCGGGCGACTCGCCTTCAGCTGCGCCTGTTCGGCGCATTTGGCGGAGATGCGGGCTTCCTTGACGATCAGCGGGTACAGCAGCGCCAGCACCAGGCCGAACAGCGCCATGCCGGCGAACGCCCAGCGCCAGCCCAGGTGCTGGGCCAGGACACCGCCCAGGGCCATGCCCAGCACCGAGCCGAACATGCCACCGGCCATGAAGGCGCCGGCCAGGGTCGAGCGCATGTCGCGGGGGAACACCGCCACCACCACGGCAATGCCGACGCTGCCGTAGGCGGCCTCGCCGACACCTACCAGGAAGCGCGCGATGAACATCTGCGGGTAGTTTTCTGCCAGGGCGCAGCCCAGGGTCGCCAGGCTCCACAGCACGGCCATCAGTACCAGGCTGCGGACCCGGCCGAAGCGGTCGGCCAGCAAGGACAACGGGAAGGTCAGCAGGCCGACCATCAGCGCGACAATGCCACTGAGCAGGCCGAGCTGGCTGTCGCTCAGGGCCCACTCGCCCTTGAGCAGCGGGAACACGGCATTGAGCACCTGGCGCGACATGTAGTCGGAGATCAACAGGCCGAAGGTCAGGGCGAAGACGACCCAGGCATAGCGCCGGGGGACGCTGTGCAAGGTGTCGGTGCCGGGTGCCTGGGCACTGGCGAGATAGGTGGCCATGGTGCCTCCTCGGAGTATCTGGCGTGGGGTTGTTCTTGTTTTTATGGATACAGCCAACAATCATTACTGCCTGTTCTGGCCTCTTCGCGGGCAAGCCCGCTCCCACAGGTACTGCACAGGCCTGAGTGATGTGCAGAGCCTGTGGGAGCGGGCTTGTCCCGCGAAGAGGCCAGTCCTGCTTTGTCAGGCCCGCTGCGGCACGCCCCTCTGCCCCGGCAGGCGATTCGGCGCCATGCCGTTGGCCTTGAGCGTCTGCTCGATGCTGGTGTACTGCTCGCCAATGCGGTAAATGGCCCGGGCCTCTTTGCCGTTGGCCACTTCCCGGCCCAGTTCATGGGCCACGCGCACGGTCTGCTGGATCTGCTGCACCGAGCCGAAGCGCTTGCCGTGCTGGTCGATGATGGTGTCTTCGTTGCCGCAGCGCGGGTGCAGGCCCATGGCCAGGGCCATGGTGTTGAACGGCAACACGTTCTTGAGCAACGACTCGGCCGTCAGCGTGCAGCCATCTGGCGCGCGGTGGATGAAGTTGAAGAAGTTGAACGGGTTGGGCCCATCAAATCCGCCACCGATGCCGATCCAGGTCAGGTTCAGCGGGCCCATGTAGTCGCCACGGCGAACGATGCGCTCGAGGGTTTCCAGGGCATGCATGCCGGTCAGCTGGAAGTGCGGCTGGATGCCACTGGCCTGCAACCGGCGCAGGTGTTCGCGGACCCAGGCCGGGCCGGCAGGCACGGTCATCTCGCTGTAGGCAGCGTGGATCGCCGGGTGGGCCAGGGAGGTGCCT contains:
- a CDS encoding 3-keto-5-aminohexanoate cleavage protein: MQFFDDSLHPENMEKVVITVAPYGPEWMPEDFPEDIPLTMDEQVQKAVDCYEAGATVLHLHVRELDGKGSKRLSKFNELIAGVREAVPDMIIQVGGSISFAPEGEGEAAKWLSDDTRHMLAELTPRPDQVTVAINTTQMNIMELLYPQYLEGTSLAHPAIHAAYSEMTVPAGPAWVREHLRRLQASGIQPHFQLTGMHALETLERIVRRGDYMGPLNLTWIGIGGGFDGPNPFNFFNFIHRAPDGCTLTAESLLKNVLPFNTMALAMGLHPRCGNEDTIIDQHGKRFGSVQQIQQTVRVAHELGREVANGKEARAIYRIGEQYTSIEQTLKANGMAPNRLPGQRGVPQRA
- a CDS encoding MFS transporter — encoded protein: MATYLASAQAPGTDTLHSVPRRYAWVVFALTFGLLISDYMSRQVLNAVFPLLKGEWALSDSQLGLLSGIVALMVGLLTFPLSLLADRFGRVRSLVLMAVLWSLATLGCALAENYPQMFIARFLVGVGEAAYGSVGIAVVVAVFPRDMRSTLAGAFMAGGMFGSVLGMALGGVLAQHLGWRWAFAGMALFGLVLALLYPLIVKEARISAKCAEQAQLKASRPLRSLYGSRSVIAAYIGSGLQLFVGGTVIVWMPSYLNRYYAMGTDRAGAIAAVIVLCSGIGTILCAMLCDRLGRQRPDRKISLAIGYCLGSCLLLSLAFALPVGTAQLVLICLGMMIAVGTNGPSSAMVANLTHAAVHGTAFATLTLANNLLGLATGPLITGRVSDLIGLHAAFQLVPLVSIAAAAVFFIGKRHYHRDMERLQASVSRTEELSS